In a single window of the Raphanus sativus cultivar WK10039 chromosome 9, ASM80110v3, whole genome shotgun sequence genome:
- the LOC108824370 gene encoding uncharacterized protein LOC108824370, protein MFLSSSSSTDEGCPNNPSTSSNFLHLTNSSDELGQSHHSSFTIRDYACNYRTKNIQKSWPFSSTSLQLCLKHGLSDLLPPMQPLNSVVSHPPEASSSKKPHITPVEAISCKRKFEKLGSNQALAETKQCFENGSKSKVQVANVNKNPRKKCGLIVKPGACVDSEIIEDQGCLFESMVLRTCPICKTFSSASSTTLNAHIGKCLSVDSGQQPISKPRVKPRVKVKTMVDIYATAKGCTLEDLDERNGTKWANNKPEVCNKRKKPRVLHVHVDEDAAGIGPVYIDAKGQKLRIISEFNEKASDPSREQAEDASEKKTTKEGKGNYRSFRKRLGGKKYYKLCEGSALEILEYQRGYSEESRDMESSGPTKRRIKKHSVRNICDQSKNGHSLSEDPLAPRGPSRASVDLFETVSSPLKSQNSWRSCGEIQVSGKITKVFASEGEGVMKFKKAQEEEEDSGRWESVMTQERVTTDYNDWDGNEETDASTSGGEENDYESWEETGNNKEDGNMLDKTNDPDAEFGSMVYKQTGCETKEQGGSTFMEVDPIPIPGPPGSFLQSPWDLETDAAEHHGNFSVITSHVKSSQDQLDLTDRNSSESPFGQSAPHMIQQDLSLLGKTVPAAPSTSNSVFRLMGKDVMVINQREETSHGDSSLKPTSQFQDLSKTQHASPPVHLLLHRPYE, encoded by the exons ATGttcttatcatcatcatcctccacTGATGAAGGCTGTCCAAATAATCCATCAACTTCTTCTAATTTCTTACATCTAACCAACTCTAGTGATGAGTTAGGTCAATCACATCATTCCAGCTTCACCATCAG AGATTATGCATGTAACTACCGAACCAAGAACATTCAGAAAAGCTGGCCTTTTTCCTCAACAAGTTTGCAACTTTGTTTGAAACATGGCTTAAGTGATCTATTGCCACCAATGCAGCCTCTTAACTCTGTGGTAAGCCATCCTCCTGAAGCTTCCTCATCGAAGAAGCCACACATAACTCCTGTTGAAGCAATAAGCTGCAAGAGAAAGTTTGAAAAACTAGGCTCCAATCAAGCGTTAGCAGAGACTAAGCAATGCTTTGAGAATGGTTCAAAATCCAAAGTCCAAGTAGCTAACGTTAACAAGAATCCTAGAAAAAAATGTGGGTTAATAGTGAAACCAGGAGCTTGTGTGGATAGTGAAATAATAGAAGACCAGGGTTGTCTCTTTGAGTCTATGGTTTTGAGAACTTGTCCCATCTGCAAAACCTTCTCGTCTGCTTctagcaccactctgaatgcgCATATCGGTAAGTGTCTGTCTGTTGACTCTGGACAGCAGCCAATTAGTAAGCCTAGAGTTAAGCCACGGGTGAAAGTTAAAACGATGGTTGATATTTACGCTACTGCAAAAGGATGCACATTAGAAGATCTTGATGAAAGAAATGGAACAAAGTGGGCTAATAATAAGCCTGAAGTGTGCAACAAAAGGAAGAAGCCTAGAGTGTTGCATGTTCACGTTGATGAAGATGCTGCTGGCATTGGACCTGTCTACATTGATGCTAAGGGCCAAAAGCTGCGGATTATATCTGAGTTTAACGAGAAAGCTTCTGATCCATCAAGAGAGCAAGCAGAAGATGCCAGTGAGAAGAAAACTACTAAAGAAGGGAAGGGGAATTACAGAAGCTTTAGGAAAAGACTTGGGGGAAAGAAGTATTACAAGCTTTGTGAAGGCAGTGCTTTAGAG ATATTGGAGTATCAAAGAGGTTATTCTGAAGAAAGTAGAGACATGGAGAGTTCAGGTCCAACTAAGCGTAGGATCAAGAAGCATTCGGTGAGAAACATTTGTGATCAATCCAAGAATGGACATTCATTGTCAGAAGATCCTCTCGCGCCCAGAGGTCCAAGTCGTGCGAGTGTTGATTTATTTGAGACAGTTTCTTCTCCTTTAAAGAGTCAAAACTCATGGAGAAGTTGTGGGGAGATCCAAGTCTCTGGAAAGATCACTAAGGTTTTTGCATCCGAGGGTGAGGGCGTTATGAAGTTCAAGAAAGctcaagaggaagaagaagattcagGGAGATGGGAGTCTGTAATGACTCAAGAACGTGTAACGACAGATTATAATGATTGGGATGGTAATGAAGAAACAGATGCTTCAACTAGTGGTGGTGAAGAGAATGATTATGAAAGCTGGGAAGAGACTGGTAATAACAAAGAAGATGGTAATATGTTGGATAAAACCAATGATCCAGATGCTGAGTTTGGAAGCATGGTCTACAAGCAAACTGGTTGTGAAACTAAAGAACAAGGAGGAAGCACATTCATGGAGGTTGATCCCATTCCTATTCCGGGACCTCCAGGGTCATTTCTACAAAGTCCTTGGGATTTGGAAACTGATGCAGCTGAGCATCATGGAAACTTTTCAGTTATCACAAGCCATGTCAAATCTTCCCAAGATCAGCTTGACCTCACTGACAGAAACTCATCTGAATCACCATTTGGACAATCAGCACCACACATGATCCAACAAGATTTAAGTCTCTTGGGTAAGACTGTTCCCGCGGCTCCTTCAACTTCCAACTCGGTGTTTCGGCTAATGGGAAAGGATGTGATGGTTATCAACCAAAGAGAAGAGACCTCACATGGAGACTCAAGTCTAAAACCAACTTCTCAGTTTCAAGATCTCTCTAAGACACAACATGCGTCTCCTcctgttcatcttcttctccatcgtcCTTATGAATGA